TATCAACAATATTACCTATGATAGATTATGTaatgaaaaagtttaaaaaataaagacaaaaattatAAGGTTATGAAAAGTCTCATCCAGATTTGACAATAACAACACGACTTACATAGAAATGGTTCTTATGGATGATAaggtaagttgattattttccatgattctttcaagtgatgctaggtttattttataaatattttttgtttatattttaagtttatttgataaaaaaaacctTGCACGAATTAAAAACACTGcgattttatagatttataagtgagtgctaatagcctttatatttaatttgttttagagTGTGATAATAGCTAATATGTTTGTTGGTAGATTtaactattactatattatttatgatcacattCAGTATATATGTCTAATTTATTGAACAAAGTAGATTATTAAAatcgattaataactatttcagagttaatccaattaatactaaatttaaaaaaaatataatgcataatatattattttttattaatcaaattattataatttaaattaattttaaaattataattttaatcttattacGTGTATGGCACAAGTAATtatacttgtatatatataataaaagagttagctaataaaaaagttaactaacttgtatcttaaaaaaatatgttaagagtataataataaaaaaattttaaatttgtaatatatTTGATACGttgaaaatgtaaaaaaatattcaataattttttgtcaaactttttttatgatatttttagNNNNNNNNNNNNNNNNNNNNNNNNNNNNNNNNNNNNNNNNNNNNNNNNNNAggttaacaaattttttaaaatattttaacacaaaatttagtaaatatttttttaaagacaaacacaaatttttaataagagtaTATATATTCGtgcatatatttttatatatattttttttaaatactagtGGAAATACTTGTTCCAAAAACTATAAGATACATCCGTCTCTGATTCCTTCCTTATATATTTGAatgaatttgtaaaaaaaaaaaaagtgtgacgttattaaaaaattgcaatatctattttttaaatcatattaaGTTTACCTTTTAATTGACCTAAACCTTACGACAACAAAGGTCTAAGCTTGTTGTAACGAGATATCTCATTTGCATATGAAGTAAGTGACAAAattgtattatatatttatctcATCTATATGTATACCTATTTATTTATAGTGAAAAATACGATAagtaataaaattcaaacataagttaattttaaaaatacatataaattaaaaatttaatttatttatttaaaaaaatccaagCATCAATTGATCATGTATTTACACACAATAAAGACATAATTAACCGAAACATTTATCaatgtttttagtttttttttttactttttattttatttttatttatttttgttaagaacAATGTTTCGGTTCACAGTCCAAGCATACAAAATCCTTTGTGAAAACTGAAAAGCCAAGAATTATTTTCAAGTGAATGGCTGTCTTTGTTACACGCCACTTGCCACATATATCCTTTATTCCTTTAGACCACAATCTTTCACTATTTATTTAGACACAAactacttctctctctctctctctctccaaatTGCAATGGCAACTCTGCACTCTCTTGCATTGTCATCTCCACTCTCCAACTCTCTACACAATTCACGCTCAAGCACAGGTATAGTTACTTCATCCATTAAGCTTCactgtgattttattttattcttgtactGTTCCTTTTATTTCATATCCATCAAGTGTGCAAATTATTAGGACTACCCTTTTACAATTAAGAGTTATTAACTGAATTTGGACACTAATAATATCTGTGCTTGTatcattttatgaaatttcaCTAAATTATGCATGCCTCGGGACTTCAATTGATGGGTAGTAAGTACTAAGTAATGGTAGGTTCATCTAAAGTTGAACTCCTGAAATTCCATAGTTTCATTAAGATTAATTTTGTGGGGTTAAATGCTTATGGTGGTtagtttttttactttttttccaTCATCTCATTCTAGTAAGGGAATGAATGTATATCAATTCCTGCATTGAAAGGGATACGAAAGTTAATAGACATTGTATAAAACTGGATTAACTAAACTGAATTGAAACTGAACTACACTATTTTAGATAAACcagttttttaaataaaatatctaatctaaaattatagtttttgtaaaaaaatcagatttttatggtttggtttggtttaaaaccaaaataaacTGGTTTATAATTTGAACGATATACTCCAAAAGCCCAAACGGCTAATGGACACAAGACTGCTCTGTCCTCTCCCACACTGCCGTCGCTCGCAGGCCAACCACTACGGCCGTCACTTAATCTATCATTTACTGCACATGtctattttaatatcaataattgCTCATGGTAAATTGAATGTACTTTCATGAATTCTAAAGTTAACGGATagatgaaaaataagataattataTAAAGTTTCATCCGTGATTAAAGTGATGAAAAATTTGGTAGAATAGTATGTTTGGCTTTTGTACCATatagagagagaaggaagagagaagagagggggAGAGGGAGGGAGAGGAGAtagagaggaaagagaaggagagaggagagggagggagagagaagggggaaGAGAAAGGGGATTAAAActgattttaataaataaattagtttgaCCTGGTGCACTACATTATAAACTGGTTTAATATAAACCAGTTTGCTATGAAAAAGTAGTTTGGTCAGTTTTTAAACGAGTTAAAATAGTTTGGTGCagttttagttttgtttatGAATAAAACTAAACCACGAACACCCCCTAGACATTGACATTAGGATGAAAAGGTAATTAATTCCCCCTTCCTAACCATACGTCAAGAGGGAGGTTGGCTTACATAGCTCGAATCCTTTCGCCTCGCTCAAGTAAGTACAGTTAGGAATGCTGAGTGTTATGTTTGGCTAGTTGGCTGAAGGATGTTGTCCTGTTGTTAAGGTATCTGCCAAACAAGAAATTGTTGTCGAATGGTTAGTTCATTCGTCCCCTTAAACAAGTGTCAGGGATTCGAATCCTGTCTTATGCATACAACAACCTATTAGCCAGCAGTAAaaccttaaatggagctcaaaTCTTAGGCATTAGTTCTCAGCCGGTCAGAGTCGGGAGATACCTTgggaaacaataaaaaaaaaatagaaatcatGGTGGTAAGTGTTCTTGAAACAGCATTACATGTGCTTCCCCCAAAACACATTGTTTTCGTAAAATATGTGATCTTCTTGAAGTCATGCTCAGGAGTGATGTATGTATTTTCCAAATTTTATAAGAAAAGGATGGTAAGTTTTGAATGATGATGCACTTCATGAGCACAAGTTAGAAAGTATTCAAATACTTAGAAGTGAGAATTTAACTACAATTACCAAACTAAGTAATCTAAGAAGTAATTGATGACAGAACTTGCAGTGTTTTAATTTGATCAAATATACAAAGTAATCTTAGAAGGTCCTCTGTCTTTGTTTATCAGCTCCAACTTCAGCTGTTCATCGAAGCGTGCATTCGTCATTCAATGGCCAATCCTTAAACTTGCCACGGTTGAGGTTACCTAAGCTAACTACAAGTTCTCCGATGCGCATTCCGGTTGTCATGATGGTGAAACCTGCAATACAGTTCATCCAAGGAACTGATGAATTAACAATACCAGATGTAAGGCTCACCAAATCAAGGGATGGAACAAACGGCATGGCCATCTTCAAGTTTGATCAACCCTCAGTTTTCGATTCCTCCGGCGAAGTAGGTGACATCACCGGGCTATACCTGATCGACGAGGAAGGGGTCCTTCAGTCGGTCGATGTGAGTGCTAAATTTGTCAATGGAAAGCCTTCTGGAATCGAAGCGAAGTATGTAATGCGGACTCCAAGGGAATGGGACAGATTCATGAGATTCATGGAGAGATACTCTAATGCAAACGGCTTGCAATTCATCAAAAAATGAGCTATTGTGCTAACAACTTTTTTCCCATTCTTATTCTTTTGCCCTTTTGTCATGAAGTTTGATTTTctgtaataatatatatagtatgataAATATGAGTGAATGCTGAATTGGCATGCATGTAACTTCTTTTGACCACCATGTTCTTGTAAAATTTTGCTTGTCCTGCTGCTTTTTTATGCTTCCCATGTACCCGTTTCTTATTGGCAATTTGGAAATCTCATTACTAACTTTGCATCTCATTATGTTTTTGAAGGTCAAGAAACATTGTCAAGTGATATAGTTAGTATATTCACCACGCATAGGTGCAAACTCAGGTGtagtaaaattgataattaagagCCGATAATTAAGAGccattaaatgaaaatttaattaaattattcaacTCATGCATCTAATTAGTTCACTATTGGTAGTGCGAATTCCACAAATTTGTTGCTTTGCCTCAGCAAGTAAGGAAGCAAAATGCGCAGATTAGTTATTAGTATGTCAAAAATCTGTATTTCATCGTTTTGGAGAGATACAATATAAACGTATTCTATGTGCCTTTTATGTGTTACGAAACGCTAAACAACTTTTGTTAACAGCTatgcaaaattaaaaaaatatataattaagaacATAAACATACATTACATATGCATGTCtctctctttttaaataattgccTCGTCCAATTATCTGTTCCAATTGTTGACAAGACTAAGAACAAGACACACAAAACagacaaacaaaattaatacttttatattttatttagtaataaactaaatatatacaaaaaaaaataaattataagagttcaatttattcttttttcatacaaaagtttaggaagaaaaatataatgataaaaCACACAAAGAAAAAGCATAAATAATTTCTTAAGCATAAATAAGAAAAAGCATAAATAATGTCTTAAGcatgaataagaaaaataacGCAAATATACGAGAGAATAACTAGTAAGGAAAACCTTGTTCTTATACAATTCATTCTTTGTTCTCTCAGCGGCTTTTATATTTTACATCGATGAAGAATTTCTTACTCTCCATGAGCAATAACCTTGCCAACAACTGCAATTATCTACTCTATCATTATACAAATCTGGGGTTGTCATTGGGAAAAGAAGCCACAAGAAGCCCAAAAGTCCTAATACGAATGCTATACTCGCTGCCGCTGAAACAGAAAAAAATGACATAACTATGGAAGAAAAATCAGAAATACCAGTCAACCGTACTAACTAACAGTGTATTCAAACTTATAAAGACAAGTAGTTAATTTTGATTCATTGTTAGAGTAATGTTTGTTGACCAAAAGGGAATCATAAGAATCATAAGCTTGTAAGACCTATTTCATGCAAAAAAAGGAATGTAGCCACGGAttgaaaaaattagaaagagggaTAAAATTCGTTTAATATATATCAACATGTATTTTGAAGTTGATTGATCCATGTGAAACTTATTACACACATACCACTTCTCTTCGAAAATAGTACCGGCAGTCCCATAAAATTACAACATATATGTGCAACCAGAGGAGCAAGAAGATGTCCTGCTCAGGCAAAaggagaaaacaaaaatatgagCAGGGAAAAGGACAATAAAACCAACAAAGCGCAAAAGAACCATGTTGACTTGTCA
This sequence is a window from Arachis duranensis cultivar V14167 chromosome 2, aradu.V14167.gnm2.J7QH, whole genome shotgun sequence. Protein-coding genes within it:
- the LOC107473884 gene encoding photosystem II reaction center PSB28 protein, chloroplastic, whose protein sequence is MATLHSLALSSPLSNSLHNSRSSTAPTSAVHRSVHSSFNGQSLNLPRLRLPKLTTSSPMRIPVVMMVKPAIQFIQGTDELTIPDVRLTKSRDGTNGMAIFKFDQPSVFDSSGEVGDITGLYLIDEEGVLQSVDVSAKFVNGKPSGIEAKYVMRTPREWDRFMRFMERYSNANGLQFIKK